One stretch of Bacillus spongiae DNA includes these proteins:
- a CDS encoding 5'-3' exonuclease, protein MKQHVLLIDGMALLFRSFFATAVTGQYMMNTKGTPTNAVQGFIKHSLLATNYVNPSHVIVCWDMGAKTFRNELFDGYKANRDAPPVELIPQFDLAKEAAAAFNFLNVGLPGYEADDCIGTIAKQMGSDRKVSIVSGDHDLLQLLDEDINVHILQKGFGNYKTYTKHNFIEEKGITPLQFIDVKALMGDTSDGYPGVKGIGEKTAIKLVSEHRDIQGILTNLEKLTPSQQKKITNDLEMLHLSRKLAEIHCTVPIELSTDEAKWTGLADGTHMFIDDHELRVVKRFLLQHNFEEVVS, encoded by the coding sequence ATGAAGCAACATGTTTTATTAATAGATGGTATGGCCTTATTATTCCGCTCGTTTTTTGCTACAGCTGTGACGGGACAATATATGATGAATACAAAAGGTACCCCTACAAATGCCGTTCAAGGGTTTATTAAACATTCGTTATTAGCAACGAATTATGTTAATCCATCCCATGTGATTGTTTGTTGGGATATGGGAGCCAAGACGTTTCGAAACGAGTTATTTGATGGCTACAAAGCGAATCGAGATGCACCACCAGTAGAATTAATTCCACAGTTTGATTTAGCTAAAGAAGCAGCAGCTGCTTTTAATTTTTTGAATGTAGGACTGCCTGGTTATGAGGCAGATGATTGTATTGGAACGATAGCGAAACAAATGGGATCAGACCGTAAAGTATCCATTGTCAGTGGGGATCATGACCTTCTTCAGCTGCTAGATGAGGATATTAATGTTCATATATTACAAAAAGGGTTTGGAAATTATAAAACCTATACGAAACATAATTTTATAGAGGAAAAGGGCATTACACCATTGCAGTTTATTGATGTAAAAGCGTTAATGGGAGATACGAGTGATGGATATCCTGGCGTAAAGGGTATTGGTGAAAAAACAGCCATTAAGCTTGTCTCTGAACATCGTGACATTCAAGGTATTTTAACAAATCTTGAAAAATTAACCCCTTCTCAACAAAAGAAAATAACAAACGATTTAGAAATGCTACATTTATCAAGAAAACTGGCTGAAATTCATTGTACCGTCCCAATTGAACTATCAACTGATGAAGCAAAATGGACAGGTTTAGCTGATGGTACACATATGTTTATTGATGATCATGAATTAAGGGTGGTCAAACGCTTTTTACTACAACATAATTTTGAAGAAGTAGTTTCTTAG
- a CDS encoding divergent PAP2 family protein, which produces MNKAVVTALFSIAFAQALKIPLYFFRTKIWKPKLFFQTGGMPSSHSAGVSSLTTFIALRRGISTIDFALSLIFGLIVMYDAQGIRRQTGELTLKVNSLDELVRKAHEHEPILYENQTQMKLKDMLGHQPSEVIGGALIGVLIGTMSYIAEKNIGNKRRFM; this is translated from the coding sequence TTGAATAAAGCAGTTGTAACCGCTCTTTTTAGTATTGCATTCGCTCAAGCCTTGAAAATTCCATTATACTTTTTTCGAACTAAAATATGGAAACCGAAGCTTTTTTTTCAAACAGGTGGCATGCCAAGTTCTCACTCAGCTGGAGTCTCTTCGTTAACGACTTTTATTGCCTTAAGACGAGGAATCTCAACGATTGATTTTGCTCTTTCGCTCATTTTTGGGCTCATTGTCATGTATGACGCTCAAGGGATTAGAAGACAAACGGGAGAGTTAACACTAAAGGTGAATAGTTTAGATGAATTGGTGCGAAAGGCTCATGAACATGAACCGATTTTGTATGAAAACCAAACTCAAATGAAATTAAAAGATATGCTCGGTCATCAACCTTCTGAAGTGATAGGGGGTGCACTAATAGGTGTTCTGATAGGGACGATGAGCTATATAGCAGAAAAAAATATAGGAAACAAGAGAAGGTTTATGTAA
- a CDS encoding DUF6123 family protein → MAKRKRTVEEYLMHLEDKGFILSEEAVGFIFFGKKLTGASDELVNAAIEVTLKVKQRFDGSFYISLLEAFQHDQVKNRYQALRYVEQKGILT, encoded by the coding sequence TTGGCAAAGAGGAAGAGGACAGTTGAAGAGTATTTAATGCATTTAGAAGATAAGGGTTTTATACTTTCCGAGGAAGCAGTTGGCTTTATTTTCTTTGGAAAGAAATTGACAGGTGCTTCAGATGAATTAGTGAACGCTGCAATTGAAGTGACCTTAAAAGTGAAGCAACGGTTTGATGGAAGTTTTTATATCTCCTTACTAGAAGCCTTTCAACATGACCAAGTGAAAAACCGATATCAAGCATTACGCTATGTTGAACAGAAAGGTATTCTGACATAA
- a CDS encoding DMT family transporter, translating into MVSRKRIANNALLFVAFVWGSTFVIVQKAIAFLPPFSFNFIRFFLASLILFSFYFIHRRTKPIPYSVIAPGILLGFFLFIGYATQTLGLLYTTPARAGFITGLSVVIVPFLALAFSKQRPSIFAITGAILAAFGLYLLSSISSQAINVGDLLVLGCAVAFAVHIFVTEKYAASYSALLLAAIQLLSVSFFSLVGVFLFEDITFMTNVELYLHPTVVVGLLVTILFATAAAFLIQTWAQQFTSSTRVAVIFAMEPVFAALTSFILINEKLTIQQVIGCLLIFIGMIIVELKLSKLKPKQQKNIPS; encoded by the coding sequence ATCGTCAGCAGAAAGCGAATAGCGAACAATGCATTACTATTTGTGGCATTTGTATGGGGGAGTACTTTTGTAATCGTCCAAAAGGCGATTGCTTTTCTCCCTCCTTTTTCTTTTAATTTCATACGTTTTTTCTTGGCAAGCTTAATCTTGTTTAGTTTTTATTTCATTCATCGAAGAACGAAACCGATTCCGTATTCAGTCATTGCCCCTGGTATTTTACTTGGTTTTTTTCTATTTATCGGTTACGCGACTCAAACATTAGGCTTATTATACACTACACCCGCTAGAGCAGGGTTTATTACTGGATTAAGCGTGGTCATTGTACCATTTCTTGCACTTGCCTTTTCAAAGCAAAGACCAAGTATATTTGCGATAACTGGTGCAATCTTAGCTGCTTTCGGCCTGTACCTTCTTTCATCTATTTCATCACAAGCGATTAATGTCGGTGACCTTCTCGTTTTAGGTTGTGCAGTTGCTTTTGCCGTTCATATTTTTGTAACAGAAAAATATGCTGCTTCCTACTCTGCACTTTTATTAGCAGCCATCCAACTTTTAAGTGTTAGTTTTTTCTCTTTAGTAGGCGTATTTTTGTTTGAAGATATCACCTTTATGACCAACGTTGAATTATACCTTCACCCTACCGTAGTTGTAGGACTTTTGGTTACGATATTATTTGCCACAGCTGCTGCATTTCTGATTCAAACTTGGGCACAGCAATTTACTTCATCAACAAGAGTAGCCGTTATATTTGCGATGGAACCCGTTTTTGCCGCTCTTACCTCCTTTATTCTAATTAACGAGAAGTTAACAATCCAGCAAGTGATTGGCTGCTTGCTTATCTTTATTGGGATGATCATTGTAGAATTGAAACTAAGCAAACTGAAGCCTAAACAACAAAAAAATATTCCTTCATAA
- a CDS encoding RNase H family protein, giving the protein MVEVYIDGASAGNPGPSGAGIHIKHHGKAESYSIPLGIKNNHEAEFLAFLFALKKCEEYQFTIVSVRTDSQALVSAVEKGFVKRDQYKKIYDKIEQILRQHELYFIKWIPGSENHIADALARKAIHLNEGSQSESSAESE; this is encoded by the coding sequence ATGGTAGAAGTATACATTGATGGTGCTAGTGCGGGAAACCCAGGGCCTAGTGGTGCTGGCATTCATATAAAACATCACGGTAAAGCCGAAAGCTATTCTATTCCATTAGGAATAAAAAATAATCATGAAGCAGAATTCCTTGCTTTTTTATTCGCATTAAAAAAATGTGAAGAATATCAATTCACCATTGTATCCGTTCGTACTGATTCCCAAGCATTAGTCTCAGCAGTTGAAAAAGGCTTCGTAAAGCGAGATCAGTATAAAAAAATATATGATAAAATCGAGCAAATATTAAGACAACACGAATTATATTTTATTAAATGGATTCCTGGAAGTGAAAACCATATTGCGGATGCACTAGCTAGAAAAGCAATCCATTTAAATGAAGGGAGCCAATCAGAATCGTCAGCAGAAAGCGAATAG
- a CDS encoding reverse transcriptase-like protein, which produces MKMKISFTYKVNGGEGTSFESEWMSRRDVLPLMEELHKLGRVKNMKVQDELGTEWSKKEYVKLNQQLETEPENVTLYFDGGYDRETSLAGIGVVVYYEKAAKAYRFRKNVPFEGIEHNNEAEYAALFEGLKVLEEIGVKHEVCVIKGDAQGVIMQLLGEWPCYENTLIRWLDRIEEKIEALSIQPKFELLPRKQNKEAHQLASQALRGKNILSHIQQP; this is translated from the coding sequence ATGAAAATGAAAATCTCTTTTACTTACAAAGTAAATGGAGGAGAGGGAACTAGTTTTGAATCAGAATGGATGTCTAGGCGTGATGTCCTACCTCTTATGGAAGAACTGCACAAATTAGGTCGTGTGAAAAATATGAAAGTGCAGGATGAGCTTGGTACAGAATGGTCAAAAAAGGAATACGTCAAACTAAATCAGCAATTAGAAACAGAGCCAGAAAATGTTACACTCTATTTCGATGGAGGGTATGATCGAGAAACTAGCTTAGCTGGGATTGGTGTAGTAGTATATTATGAAAAAGCAGCCAAAGCTTATCGTTTTAGAAAGAATGTGCCGTTCGAAGGGATAGAGCATAATAATGAAGCGGAGTATGCCGCTCTATTTGAAGGGTTAAAGGTCTTAGAGGAAATTGGTGTAAAACATGAAGTATGTGTGATTAAAGGTGATGCACAAGGGGTCATAATGCAGCTGTTAGGAGAATGGCCATGCTATGAAAATACGCTCATTCGTTGGTTGGATCGAATTGAGGAGAAAATAGAGGCATTATCCATACAGCCTAAATTTGAACTTCTTCCTAGGAAACAAAACAAGGAAGCTCACCAACTAGCATCTCAAGCACTAAGAGGAAAAAATATACTTAGTCATATACAGCAACCGTAG
- a CDS encoding zinc-finger domain-containing protein, whose amino-acid sequence MNRKLVFSKIDQLTECYCEGCWLKHHFRKENGKNAAHQFCIQQCTVGEKLKELGAELTNRERG is encoded by the coding sequence ATGAATCGGAAATTAGTCTTTTCAAAAATCGACCAGCTGACAGAATGCTACTGTGAAGGGTGCTGGTTGAAACATCATTTTCGGAAAGAAAATGGGAAAAATGCGGCTCATCAATTTTGTATTCAACAATGTACTGTTGGAGAGAAGTTAAAAGAATTAGGAGCAGAACTAACGAACAGGGAAAGAGGGTGA
- the cspD gene encoding cold-shock protein CspD → MQNGKVKWFNNEKGFGFIEVEGGDDVFVHFSSIEGDGYKSLEEGQEVSFEIVEGARGPQASNVVKL, encoded by the coding sequence ATGCAAAATGGGAAAGTAAAATGGTTTAATAACGAAAAAGGATTCGGATTTATTGAAGTAGAAGGTGGAGATGACGTATTTGTTCACTTCTCATCCATCGAAGGTGACGGTTATAAGTCTCTAGAAGAAGGTCAAGAGGTTTCTTTTGAGATTGTAGAAGGCGCTCGTGGCCCTCAAGCTTCTAATGTAGTTAAATTATAA
- the mntR gene encoding transcriptional regulator MntR, producing MPTPSMEDYIEQIYLLIENKGYARVSDIAESLSVHPSSVTKMVQKLDKDDYLIYERYRGLILTPKGRKVGKRLVYRHDLLEQFLRLIGVKEENIYEDVEGIEHHLSWDSIDRIGDIVQFLEEDSERINALKFIQQQNDKNEE from the coding sequence ATGCCAACGCCAAGTATGGAAGACTATATTGAGCAAATATATCTTTTAATTGAGAATAAAGGCTATGCTCGCGTCTCGGACATTGCGGAATCACTTTCCGTTCACCCCTCCTCTGTAACGAAGATGGTGCAAAAATTAGATAAGGACGATTACCTGATCTACGAGAGATATCGTGGCCTTATTTTAACGCCAAAGGGGCGGAAGGTTGGAAAACGATTAGTTTATCGACATGATCTGTTAGAGCAATTTTTACGGCTTATCGGAGTGAAAGAGGAAAATATTTATGAAGATGTTGAAGGAATTGAGCATCATTTAAGTTGGGATTCAATTGATCGAATTGGTGATATTGTTCAATTTTTAGAAGAAGATTCAGAGCGCATAAATGCATTAAAATTTATTCAACAGCAAAATGATAAAAACGAAGAATAA
- a CDS encoding aminopeptidase, whose protein sequence is MTKFEKKLEEYADLLIRVGINLQEGQKLFISAPISAATFARMLMEKAYSAGAKRVTIDYNDELASKMTLEMAPEEGLKDFPLWKARGFVEMAEENVAFLNIASPNPKLLNDVEPSRVATAMKAQDLANKDYLEYITSGKISWLIAAIPSVEWAKTVFPDVDDEKAVSLLWEQIFYTTRADQEQPVQLWKQHIDNLSKYADYLNNQNFSKLHYTGSGTDLTIELDSESFWMCAEFENDKGVSFIPNLPTEEVFTIPVKTGVNGVVSSSKPLNYSGNLIKDFTLTFKEGQVVDFTASEGYDTLKQLIEMDEGSRYLGEVALVPHDSPISNTNIIFNNTLFDENASCHLALGNALTMCVKDGKNKTKAQLEAMGFNESITHVDFMIGNGELSIEGVKQDGTMETIFHKGNWAIDINAVATNE, encoded by the coding sequence TTGACAAAGTTTGAAAAGAAATTAGAAGAGTATGCAGATTTACTTATTCGAGTAGGAATAAATTTACAGGAGGGTCAAAAGCTTTTCATTTCGGCTCCAATATCTGCAGCGACTTTCGCCAGAATGCTTATGGAAAAGGCCTATAGTGCAGGAGCAAAAAGAGTGACGATTGATTATAATGACGAACTTGCAAGTAAGATGACATTAGAGATGGCTCCAGAAGAAGGATTGAAAGATTTCCCATTATGGAAAGCTCGCGGCTTTGTCGAGATGGCGGAGGAAAATGTGGCGTTTTTAAATATTGCCTCGCCTAATCCGAAACTATTAAATGATGTAGAACCAAGCCGGGTTGCAACGGCAATGAAAGCACAAGACCTTGCAAATAAAGACTATCTTGAATACATAACATCCGGTAAAATCAGTTGGTTAATTGCAGCTATCCCTTCTGTCGAATGGGCAAAAACAGTATTTCCTGATGTGGACGATGAAAAAGCCGTATCTTTACTGTGGGAACAAATCTTTTACACGACAAGGGCAGATCAGGAACAACCGGTACAATTGTGGAAACAACATATCGATAATTTATCGAAGTACGCTGATTACTTGAATAATCAAAATTTTTCGAAACTACATTATACAGGGTCGGGTACTGACTTAACAATAGAGCTTGATTCTGAAAGCTTTTGGATGTGCGCTGAGTTTGAAAATGATAAAGGGGTTTCTTTTATTCCAAACTTACCAACAGAAGAAGTGTTTACGATTCCAGTTAAAACGGGTGTTAATGGAGTGGTGAGTAGCTCTAAACCTCTAAACTATAGTGGCAATTTAATTAAAGATTTTACGTTAACGTTTAAAGAGGGTCAGGTAGTAGACTTTACGGCATCAGAAGGATATGACACGTTAAAGCAGTTAATTGAAATGGACGAAGGGTCTAGGTATTTAGGAGAAGTAGCTCTTGTGCCCCATGATTCCCCTATTTCAAATACAAATATTATTTTTAATAATACTCTATTTGATGAAAATGCATCTTGTCACTTAGCGTTAGGAAATGCTCTTACGATGTGTGTAAAAGATGGAAAGAATAAAACAAAAGCACAACTAGAAGCAATGGGCTTTAATGAAAGTATCACTCATGTTGATTTTATGATCGGAAATGGAGAATTAAGCATTGAGGGTGTAAAGCAGGATGGGACGATGGAAACAATTTTTCATAAAGGCAATTGGGCGATCGATATAAACGCAGTTGCTACGAATGAATAA
- a CDS encoding DUF3892 domain-containing protein, whose protein sequence is MEYLQKVQRSHDGTILNFQTSTGRIISYRKAVQEVKDGCIAGVMLNEANHEYEQLSAEVNGDTLFQEYPDIF, encoded by the coding sequence ATGGAATATTTACAAAAAGTCCAACGATCCCACGATGGAACAATTTTGAACTTTCAAACATCAACTGGAAGAATCATTTCCTATCGAAAGGCCGTTCAAGAGGTAAAGGATGGTTGTATTGCTGGCGTCATGTTAAATGAAGCCAATCATGAATATGAACAATTAAGCGCAGAAGTAAACGGGGATACACTCTTTCAAGAATACCCGGACATATTTTAG
- a CDS encoding class I SAM-dependent methyltransferase: MWHNRTRMMWEKGSRKQIIPFFAKHTPFKSSVVDLGCGDGYGSFLLHELGYKVVGMDLSEKMVSIAKKNEKKDLSFLQGDLASLPFKTEQFDAAMAINSLEWTKDPLHSLREIKSVLKPGGTVLLGILGPTAHPRTNSFPRLRGEPFICNTMMPWECKQLAEEEGFKVIGEEWVWKESVPQIVRRSTMPEELKEALTFMTLILLKKGEQ, encoded by the coding sequence ATGTGGCATAACCGAACAAGAATGATGTGGGAAAAAGGAAGCAGAAAACAGATTATCCCGTTCTTTGCGAAACATACTCCTTTTAAGTCCTCCGTAGTGGATTTAGGATGTGGAGATGGGTATGGTTCCTTTTTATTGCATGAGTTGGGATACAAAGTTGTTGGAATGGATTTATCTGAAAAAATGGTCTCCATTGCAAAAAAAAATGAAAAAAAGGATCTTTCCTTTCTTCAGGGGGATTTAGCATCGCTACCATTTAAAACGGAGCAGTTTGATGCTGCAATGGCCATTAATTCATTGGAATGGACGAAAGACCCCCTTCATTCTTTACGCGAGATAAAATCAGTGTTAAAGCCTGGAGGTACCGTTTTATTAGGAATTTTAGGTCCAACAGCCCACCCTCGCACCAATAGCTTTCCTCGTCTAAGGGGAGAACCATTTATTTGTAATACAATGATGCCATGGGAATGTAAGCAATTAGCGGAAGAAGAAGGGTTTAAGGTTATTGGAGAAGAATGGGTATGGAAAGAAAGTGTTCCTCAAATAGTCAGGAGGTCCACAATGCCTGAAGAGCTTAAAGAGGCATTAACATTTATGACATTAATATTATTGAAAAAGGGAGAACAGTGA
- a CDS encoding AIM24 family protein, giving the protein MDNRYSVQEFIQKTKQEDKGQGLFELETERILEINLDGDIWAKAGGMISYRGDIKFVREGILEHGIGKFFKKALTGEGTSLMKASGNGKLYLADQGKKISIINLEGESIYVNGNDLLAFESNLDWDIKLMKKVAGMLAGGLFNVRIEGSGMVAVTSHYEPLTLLVEPGSPVYTDPNATVAWSGNLQPEFVTDVSLKTFFGRGSGESIQMKFEGSGFVVVQPYEEFYAAEQQ; this is encoded by the coding sequence ATGGATAATCGATACTCAGTTCAAGAGTTCATTCAAAAAACGAAACAAGAGGATAAAGGGCAAGGTTTATTTGAATTAGAAACAGAACGTATTTTAGAAATTAACTTAGATGGGGATATTTGGGCAAAAGCTGGTGGAATGATATCCTACCGTGGAGATATTAAGTTCGTTCGAGAAGGAATATTAGAGCATGGAATCGGCAAGTTTTTTAAAAAGGCGTTAACAGGAGAAGGAACCTCGTTAATGAAGGCCTCTGGAAATGGGAAATTATATTTAGCCGATCAAGGGAAAAAAATATCAATCATTAATTTAGAAGGGGAATCCATTTATGTAAATGGGAATGACCTATTAGCTTTTGAATCCAATTTAGATTGGGACATTAAATTGATGAAGAAAGTGGCTGGAATGCTAGCAGGTGGGTTATTTAATGTACGAATTGAAGGAAGTGGCATGGTTGCTGTTACCTCTCATTACGAACCACTGACTCTACTTGTAGAACCCGGCAGTCCAGTTTATACTGACCCTAATGCAACGGTTGCGTGGTCTGGAAACTTACAACCCGAATTCGTGACAGATGTCTCTTTAAAGACGTTCTTTGGTAGAGGAAGTGGCGAGTCTATTCAAATGAAGTTTGAAGGGTCAGGCTTTGTAGTCGTTCAGCCTTATGAAGAATTTTACGCAGCAGAACAACAATAG
- a CDS encoding YfiT family bacillithiol transferase: protein MINGQRLVGEKMEHIRFPIGKFTPTHHPTAEQRNEWIEEISQIVKSLRFKVQHLSSEQLSTPYRPGGWTIQQIIHHMVDNDMNAYIRFKRALTEDTPTASSYREDLWADGNDYRISIEPTLNLLDLLHSRFVYLLRSLSVKEFDKTFISPSHGVMSLEVAIERFTWHSRHHIAQIESLIERLGWKNE from the coding sequence TTGATAAATGGTCAACGATTAGTAGGTGAAAAAATGGAACATATACGTTTTCCAATTGGGAAATTTACTCCAACACATCATCCAACTGCAGAACAACGAAATGAGTGGATCGAAGAAATTTCACAAATAGTTAAATCACTTCGTTTCAAAGTGCAGCATTTATCGTCAGAACAATTATCAACGCCATATCGACCTGGTGGTTGGACGATTCAACAGATTATTCACCATATGGTAGACAATGATATGAATGCCTATATTCGTTTTAAGAGAGCATTAACGGAGGATACACCAACGGCAAGTTCCTATCGAGAAGACCTATGGGCAGACGGAAATGATTATCGAATTTCTATTGAACCTACATTAAATCTCTTGGATTTGCTGCATAGTCGATTTGTCTACTTACTTCGTTCGCTATCTGTTAAAGAGTTTGATAAGACGTTTATTAGTCCTTCTCATGGGGTAATGAGCTTAGAGGTTGCAATTGAAAGGTTTACTTGGCACAGTCGTCATCACATTGCTCAAATTGAATCACTTATTGAACGATTAGGCTGGAAAAATGAATAA
- a CDS encoding formate--tetrahydrofolate ligase, producing MTIKTKVPSDIDIAQQAKMKPIVHIAEQLGLSEEDVELYGKYKAKLSYDTLLQLQKQKDGKVILVTAINPTPAGEGKSTVTVGLGDALTRLGRKTVIAMREPSLGPVMGVKGGATGGGYAQVLPMEDINLHFTGDIHAITAANNALAALIDNHIHQGNLLNIDPRRVLWKRTLDMNDRALRNVVIGLGGPVQGVPREDGFDISVASEIMAVLCLAKDLEDLKTRLSAIVFGYTYDRKPVTVKDLGVAGALTLLLKDAFKPNLVQTLEHTPALVHGGPFANIAHGCNSVMATKAAAKLGDIVVTEAGFGADLGAEKFFHIKSPVTELNPSAVVIVATIRALKMHGGLAKDQLKKTDLRALKEGITNLEKHIDTMRQFNVPFVVAINRFATDSNEEIEWLESWCSSQGIPFALTEVWEKGGAGGEQLAEVILAEMEQTKEVTPLYDVTQSVEEKIEQIAKKVYGASSVEFSLKAQKSLEVVNKNGWGQYPICMAKTQYSLSDDPKQLGRPHSFTLHIRDIVPRIGAGFLIALTGDVMTMPGLPKEPAAYNMDVASDGKALGLF from the coding sequence ATGACCATTAAAACGAAGGTTCCATCTGATATTGATATTGCTCAACAGGCTAAAATGAAGCCAATTGTTCATATAGCTGAACAACTAGGGTTGTCTGAAGAGGATGTAGAACTTTATGGAAAGTATAAAGCTAAGTTATCTTATGATACTTTATTACAATTACAAAAACAGAAGGATGGAAAAGTCATTCTTGTGACTGCCATCAATCCTACCCCTGCCGGAGAAGGGAAGTCTACTGTTACGGTTGGATTAGGGGACGCTTTAACTAGATTAGGAAGAAAAACAGTTATCGCAATGAGAGAGCCTTCTTTAGGTCCTGTTATGGGCGTGAAGGGTGGAGCTACAGGTGGAGGTTATGCACAAGTATTGCCGATGGAGGATATTAATCTTCACTTTACGGGGGATATTCATGCGATAACAGCAGCAAACAATGCGCTGGCTGCATTGATTGATAACCATATCCACCAAGGGAATTTACTGAATATTGATCCTAGAAGAGTTTTATGGAAGCGCACGTTAGATATGAATGACCGCGCCCTTCGTAACGTAGTCATCGGGTTAGGTGGTCCTGTTCAAGGTGTACCACGTGAAGATGGGTTTGATATTTCTGTTGCTTCAGAGATTATGGCTGTACTATGTTTAGCGAAGGATTTAGAAGATCTAAAAACAAGATTAAGTGCCATTGTCTTCGGCTATACATATGATAGGAAGCCAGTAACAGTAAAGGATTTAGGAGTGGCCGGCGCCTTGACATTATTATTAAAAGACGCATTTAAACCAAACTTAGTACAAACACTTGAGCATACTCCTGCACTCGTTCATGGTGGTCCATTCGCCAATATTGCCCACGGTTGTAATTCCGTGATGGCAACGAAAGCTGCTGCAAAATTGGGAGATATTGTTGTAACAGAGGCAGGCTTTGGCGCCGATTTAGGTGCAGAAAAATTCTTTCATATTAAAAGTCCAGTAACTGAATTAAATCCTAGTGCTGTCGTGATTGTTGCTACGATCCGTGCATTAAAAATGCATGGTGGTTTAGCAAAAGATCAATTGAAAAAAACGGATTTAAGGGCTTTAAAAGAAGGAATCACGAACCTTGAAAAGCATATTGACACAATGCGCCAATTTAATGTGCCTTTCGTTGTGGCCATCAATCGTTTTGCTACAGATAGTAATGAAGAAATTGAATGGCTTGAAAGCTGGTGTTCGTCTCAAGGTATTCCGTTTGCCTTGACAGAAGTGTGGGAAAAAGGGGGAGCCGGTGGCGAACAGTTGGCAGAAGTAATTTTAGCAGAAATGGAACAAACAAAAGAAGTGACCCCTTTATATGATGTTACCCAATCCGTTGAAGAAAAAATCGAACAAATTGCGAAAAAAGTATATGGAGCTTCTTCTGTAGAATTTTCTTTAAAAGCTCAAAAAAGTTTAGAGGTAGTCAATAAAAACGGTTGGGGTCAGTATCCAATTTGTATGGCAAAAACACAATATTCATTATCAGATGATCCAAAGCAATTAGGTAGACCTCATTCATTTACCCTGCACATTCGAGATATAGTCCCTAGAATTGGTGCGGGTTTTCTGATTGCCTTAACAGGAGATGTCATGACGATGCCAGGATTACCGAAAGAACCTGCAGCCTATAACATGGATGTAGCATCAGATGGAAAAGCGTTAGGGTTATTTTAA
- a CDS encoding DegV family protein has protein sequence MRVAWVTDSSVHQIKQLDDIYIVPISINVNGETYYDGIDIGQEKIYELIKQDNMEIKTSQPSIGAFVDVYRECEQHYDHIISIHLSSKLSGTYYTAVQASSFVNIPITIIDSNVLSYPLLDLILYGKKLQEKGASVETIKERLEARIPHNEAYVMVGNLGQLHKSGRIKGLTFFLGSMLNIKPVLSIEAGEIIVKNRVRSKARGLKQMTSFLQKALEEATIQHAWIFHGKNETEARKWREALTERFPEVSFLTCPIGTVLSVHAGEELIGISWYKEG, from the coding sequence TTGAGAGTAGCTTGGGTAACAGATAGTTCTGTACATCAAATTAAACAATTGGATGATATTTATATTGTCCCTATTTCTATTAATGTAAATGGTGAGACCTACTATGATGGAATTGATATAGGTCAGGAAAAAATTTATGAATTGATAAAACAAGATAATATGGAAATTAAAACATCGCAGCCTTCTATCGGGGCTTTTGTTGATGTTTACCGAGAATGTGAACAGCATTATGATCATATTATCTCAATCCATCTTTCCTCTAAATTAAGTGGTACTTATTATACAGCAGTACAAGCATCTTCTTTTGTTAACATCCCCATCACAATTATAGATTCAAACGTTTTATCTTATCCGCTATTAGATTTGATTTTATATGGAAAAAAACTGCAAGAAAAAGGGGCATCAGTAGAAACCATTAAAGAGCGATTAGAAGCTAGAATTCCTCATAATGAAGCCTATGTCATGGTAGGGAATCTGGGGCAACTCCATAAGAGTGGTAGAATAAAAGGACTCACATTTTTTTTAGGTAGTATGCTAAACATTAAGCCGGTTTTGTCCATTGAGGCTGGGGAAATTATCGTGAAAAATCGAGTAAGAAGTAAGGCAAGAGGCTTAAAGCAAATGACGTCCTTCCTACAGAAAGCATTGGAGGAAGCAACCATCCAGCATGCTTGGATTTTTCATGGGAAAAATGAAACAGAGGCAAGGAAATGGAGGGAAGCATTAACAGAAAGGTTTCCGGAAGTCAGTTTTCTTACTTGCCCAATAGGTACCGTCCTTTCTGTTCATGCTGGTGAAGAGCTTATTGGGATAAGCTGGTATAAAGAGGGTTGA